A region from the Parasphingopyxis sp. CP4 genome encodes:
- a CDS encoding SDR family oxidoreductase — protein sequence MSDKTIFITGAASGIGRAVARYFGERGYFVGLADINDAGMEETASTMDQGRFSIHHLDVTNRAEWKAAIAAFGERTGGRMDVLFNNAGIGVGGPLQEMSDEDIDRTIAINFTGVIDGTRAAFDMLRDTPDSCILNTSSAAGIYGAAGLVVYSGTKFAVRALTEGLDIEFAPYGIRSRSLMPSFIETPILDGPLTGGNSSVREMIAESGMEITPVEEVAVAAWHAVHEEKIHTTVGKTAKRLAFAARWTPNRLRKSLGMARTIED from the coding sequence ATGTCAGACAAAACCATCTTCATTACCGGGGCAGCGTCCGGAATCGGTCGCGCTGTGGCGCGCTATTTCGGTGAGCGCGGATATTTTGTCGGGCTGGCAGATATCAACGATGCCGGGATGGAAGAAACCGCCTCGACGATGGACCAGGGTCGCTTCTCGATCCATCATCTCGATGTGACGAACCGCGCAGAATGGAAGGCCGCGATCGCCGCCTTTGGCGAGCGGACAGGCGGGCGGATGGATGTCTTGTTCAACAATGCCGGTATCGGTGTTGGCGGGCCGCTCCAGGAAATGAGCGACGAAGATATCGACCGGACGATCGCGATCAACTTTACCGGGGTTATCGATGGCACCCGCGCGGCATTCGATATGCTGCGCGATACCCCTGACAGCTGCATCCTCAACACCAGCTCGGCCGCCGGTATATACGGCGCCGCTGGCCTGGTTGTGTATAGCGGCACCAAGTTCGCTGTCCGCGCGCTGACCGAGGGGCTGGATATCGAATTTGCACCCTATGGCATCCGCTCGCGCTCGCTCATGCCGAGCTTTATCGAAACGCCGATCCTCGATGGCCCACTCACTGGTGGAAATTCTTCGGTCCGCGAGATGATCGCGGAATCGGGCATGGAGATCACGCCGGTCGAAGAAGTGGCCGTCGCCGCCTGGCATGCCGTGCATGAGGAGAAGATCCACACCACGGTGGGCAAGACCGCCAAGCGGCTGGCCTTTGCGGCTCGCTGGACACCGAACCGGCTCCGCAAGAGCCTCGGCATGGCGCGCACGATCGAAGATTAG
- a CDS encoding 4a-hydroxytetrahydrobiopterin dehydratase, whose product MVARLSDSERETALVGLAGWEHDPKRDAISRRFEFANFSEAYAFMTRAALLAEQMDHHPEWFNVYNKVDVTLTTHDADGLSEKDIAMATAMDGFAG is encoded by the coding sequence ATGGTCGCACGATTGAGCGATAGCGAGCGCGAGACCGCCCTGGTGGGCCTCGCGGGTTGGGAACATGATCCAAAGCGGGATGCAATTTCCCGGCGGTTCGAATTTGCCAATTTCAGCGAAGCCTATGCCTTTATGACGCGCGCGGCCCTGCTCGCCGAGCAGATGGATCACCATCCTGAATGGTTCAATGTTTACAATAAGGTCGATGTCACGCTCACCACCCATGATGCCGATGGCCTGTCCGAAAAGGACATAGCCATGGCCACAGCAATGGACGGTTTTGCGGGCTAG